DNA sequence from the Shewanella piezotolerans WP3 genome:
TTTGATCTTCTTCGATGACGTCGTACTGAGCTAAAGGGTGGTTAGAGTGACATACAAGATTAAAATTGATATCCACTAAGGGCTCAGCTAAATATCCCTTTGGCGGTGGCCCGCCACAAATAGCAATATCTACCGTTTCATTATTGATAAGTTCAGCAGTGCCTGTTAGGACGGTATCCAGCACCGTGACCCTTGTGCCTCGGCTAACGGGGTAGAACTGACTAAGTACATCAACAAGATCATCCATTGGATAGATGATCTCGCGGCCGATTGTGAGTGACGGCTCCCAGCCTGTTTCCAGGTTATTGGCCAATAACTCTAGTTCAGTTACTGATTGGGTAATATGTCGAGAACGACGAAGCAATACTTCGCCGCATTCAGTGAGGTAGGCTTTACGCCCCTTGACCTCCAGTAACTGAACACCTAACTGAAACTGGAGTTTAGCAACTGCATGATTAAGTGACGATTGACTCTTATTTAGCTTCTCAGCAGCTTGGGCGTAACCGCCATAATCGACAACAGCTTGGATAATTCGCCATTGCTCTAATGTTGATTTTGCTCTGTCCATTATTTAGCTTTCACCTGTTTTGGCAGATACTTCTTGGTTGCTTTCAGTGTCGCAAGGTGAGGGCCTTTGTGAAGTTTCTCTGGCCAATCAAGCAACATCATTGCCAATACATTTCGGTGTTCACCCATGACTAGATCTGGGTTGCCACGAGGTGAGGGAATTATCTGCTCTTTTTTGTCAAAAGCGTTGACGATATGCTGTTGGGTTTTAGCCACTACAGGGTTATCTGGTTGTCCTGCTAAAAGAAAGCTAATACCGACCTCGGCAATGATGTCATCAGTGGCATCTTTTAAAATGCGATCAATGTTTTGCTCAAAATGATCTAATATCCAGGCGAACTCTTTAGCATCAACATTATGTTGGTAATACTCACTGGCTGCGAATATAAAATGAGTCATACCGTAGAGCTTGTTTCGGTACTGCTTTTTATCTAGCTGATTGTCTTTGTTATCAGGATAAACGCCAATGAAGGCTGTTTTGTAGTCAGCTAAATAATCTCCTACGCCAATCTGCTTTGCCCAATAAACATAGTTAATTAACTGAGCAGCCCAAGTCTTAATCATAGCTTCATCTGTAAGGCCAGTCTTTAGATCGGCCTTTTTGAGCGTTTCGACTAATTGCTCATGACAAGGACCCGTTAAATCAAATTCATTAATGCGACTGGAGTAACGCAGAAGTACGTCGGTATAGAAAATAAACTCAGGAAATGGTTTCAATGCTTTTTTACGTGCTTTGGCACGAGGGCCTTTTCCTAAAACAGAGATAGCCTTATTGGCTTCATTGATGATGAAATCCTTTTTATCCAGATTACAAGCGTAAAACGCTTGGGCCTCAGTGACAGCATAAAGATCAACTAAAGCTGCATTAGCGTATTTTACTTCACCTGTCATACGGTATTGTCTAATACCATAATGTCCTTGAATGCGCGGCGGTAGCTCAAAAAGGTGCTTTTCAAGGTTTGCTTTTATAGCGTGATAGACTTCAGCGTTTTCTGCTTCAGTGGCTGTTGGCGCTGCAAAACTACTGGCGCAAAAAAGTGCAGCTGCTAGCGTGCTTATTCTGAGCATCGAAGGCATGTTTAATCCTTTTTATAAGTGAATCGGCGGTAACGGGCGAGCCTAAAAGCATTTTAAGAACTGTTTCAATGCTATTTGATGCCTCGTTAACAACTAACATATCAAAAACGGCTGCTTGATCTTGGCAGTTTTTGGTGGAGTGATAAATATATTCAGCTACTTTCTGTTGCCATAGCTTTTGGTAATAAAGTGGTCCTTGATAAACAATGGCGCTAAAGGTGTATGGTGCATCTTCTGTCTTATCCCAGAATTTACCGAAGCTAAGATAAAATTGCTGATGTGGATCAAGCAGCTTTTTTTGCTGAGGAGCTTTGTATAGATTTACTGCGATTTTAGATCTAAAAACATAAAGTTGCTTTGAGTAGATTTGTAAAAGTTCTTCACGAGAACCTTCCATTATCTGCGGAAGCAGTCTGTCGGCTAGCCAATATTCTAACCACAACGCATCCAAATTACTCGTATCGTCTGTTTGGCTTATGGTATTGAGTAAGTAGAATTGCTGCCCTTTAGCTAACTTTTTGATTGCGGTTGAGACAGCTTTTATCGCTTGTTTTTGCTGCTGGTAGTTAGCGAGTCTGGTAGGGAATGACAACTCAATTTGTCCAAACTGTTGTCCAACCACGAGCTGTCTGATTGGCTTTACTGCGACTTTGTTACTCTCAGATAGATAGATATCACCAAGAAGGCGATTTCTATGCCATACCCGTATTATCTTGTTGTCTATCCAATCAAAACGAACTTCAAAGGCCAACAACTCTTTTTCAACCAAAACTAACCATTGTTTAGGAGCAATGTTGCTAACTTTTGTCGACGGGGAGTTTGCAAGTTCGCTGCCGATATTCCAAGGCGCGATGGCTATATTATCAGTTTGAGTCAGTAAAAACTGTTCTACTAACTCTGGAGAGTGCAGCACTTGTCGTTGTAATCGGTACTCACTGTAATTAGCAAAACCTGCCTGAATAGCTTGTTGCTGCCTAAGCTGCTTAATTGTTGTTAACGCGAGCTTATTTTTACCGGAGGCTCGTGATTGATAAGCTTGCCAGACTCGCTTTCTACATTGCTCGTTGTCCTGCTTAATCAGGTAACTGGCTAATGTTCCATTGAAGCCTCTCGATACAGAGACTGTTCCAGCCTCAGAGATTCGGCAGTTTGAGTCGGTAATATTTAAGCTAAGTGCTTGCGAGCTTACCTCCTGTTTAAAAGCGGCTTGAGCTGTATGTAATTGTGCTTTGTGCGTGGGTGACATGCTGTTGTTTGATAAGTAATTTATCCTACTCAGTAATGCGCTAATTTGTGGTTGTTGATTTTCAGCAAAGCTAAACTGTAATGATTGGAAAGGGACTGAATTTAGGTAAAGTGCCAATTCATCTGCTAGGTAGAGTTGACACTGCAATAGCTGTTCCCTATCGGCATAGGAGAGTGGGAAATGGCGGTAATACTTAATGCGGTCATTGATGTTGAAAAAACCAATAAGTTGCCTTTCAAGGGTTATCGCATTGGTTTTACTATCTAAGCTTGGATCAATGGCTAGCGTTGGAAAGTCGAAGCGAAGACATTGCTCCACTAAGAGTGGGATTGGAGATACGGCAGCGTAAGCTGCCGTATTTACCAAGCCTGTGAGGACGATAAAGAGTCCTACAAGGTGTGCTTTGAATTTAGCTGTTAGCACTAAAATGGATTTTTGAATATGCCACACGTTCTTCAACTGACATATTGTGGTGTTTCATCTGCTCAACATGGCGTAAATTACCTAAGATCCCACGACCGTTGGCGATTTGAATCGCAAGGCCTGGACGGGCATTTAGCTCCAGTAATAACGGTCCCTTGTATTTATCGAGTACCATATCGGTACCTAAATACCCAAGCTCTGACATCTCATAAGCTTTAGATGCTGTATGTAACAGCGTATCCCATTGTGGAACTTGAATTGCTGTCAGCTCTTTCTGTGTATCCGGGTGCAAGTCTATAGGTGTATCAAACTGCACCGCATGCAGGCCCTTACCGGTAGCAATATCAACTCCAACACCAACTGCACCTTGATGCAAATTTGCCTTACCGTCAGATGCTGCCGTGGATAGACGGATCATTCCCATAATTGGGAAGCCTTTAAAGACAATTAGTCGAATATCTGGCACTCCTTCATAAGAATAGCCATCAAATACAGGGTCAAATTGTATAAGACCCTCGACAATGGCGACATCAGGATTACCACCTAGCGAAAAAAGTCCACTGAGCACGTTAGACACATGGCGATAGACTTCTGAAGGGGTTACCTCCTGGCCATTTGGCTTGTAATAACGACCATTCTCTACTTTTGTAACAACTAAGATCCCTTTACCACCAGAACCTTTTGAAGGCTTAATGACAAAACCGTCTTTATCATTAACCATTGCCGGTATTTCGCCAATTTCGTGTTGCTCTGTAACCGTACCAATAAGGTCGGGCACAGCAATGTCATTGGCAAGCGCCAACTGTTTTGTCGTTAGCTTGTCATCGACTCGTTTATAGAACTTACGTGGATTATATCGTCCAATATAGTCGATATTACGTTTGTTCATGCCCAAAATACCGCCGCGGGCGAGAGCCGAAGGGTTTGCGAGAAACATATTATTCTCCAGCCAGAGGCTTAAAGCGTTTCAGCTCAAGCAAACGGTAACCAGTATATTGGCCCATCAATAGTACGAGAGCTAAAATGACTAAGTGGATCCCTAAGAAGTTAAACACCCAATGCTGCACCCAAGTCGCACTCATCGCTAGGTATGCCAATGTCGCAACGAATAAACTGCCGCCACCTTGAATAACAACTTCTTTGGCGCCTTCCTCTTCCCACAGAATAGACATTCTTTCAATAGTCCAAGCTAAGATGATCATTGGGAAGAAGGTAATTGTTAGCCCTTCGCTTAAGCCAAATTTGTAAGAGAGCAGGGTAAATAAACCAATAATGCCGATAACCACGATAATGACCGCCGAGATCCGGGATATGAGCAATAGGTTGAGCTCAGACAGATATGAGCGGATCATCAGACCAAAGGCTACAATTAACAAGAAGCCTATCAGACCCGTAAAAAGAGTCGTTTGTATAAACGCCAGCGCAATTAGCACGGGCATAAAGGTACCTGAGGTTTTAATACCGATTAAGACTCGCAAGAATACCACCATCAAAACACCGATAGGGATAAGTAGAATTCCTTTAAACAAACTCTGCTCTTCAAGCGGCAATTGGTACAATGAAAAGTCTAATGCATTATCATTTTTCATCACATCGATCGCAGTCGCAAGCGCCGAGCGAGTATCTTGCAACATGGAGAAGTTAACTTGAGAGTTCACGCCACCAATGACATCGAGTACTGACTTACCTGAACGATCCCACAGCAATAGGTCATCCGGGCGACCTTGGGTGCCATTTGCAGGGTTAAAGAGATGCCATTCGCCGTCATTGTAGACTTCAACAAACGTTGATAGCTGTTGTCTACGACGTTGATCTTCAAGGAACAAACCACTGACTTCTTGAGCTGGAATCCCCTTGCTGTGCAGCATTCTAATAAACAATTTACTCGGCGAGTTGCCTGCTAAAAGAAGCTCAATATTTTGGCTACGTTCTTCTGCATTGAGATCTTTATTGAGTTGTTGTGCGAATGATAGGTTGGTTGCACTTTTGGCCCAAACTTCCTCCGCTGCCTGTGCAGCCGCGGCACTTTCTGTTGCAGGCCACATATATGGCGTTGGCGCTTCTGGTTCAACATCGGTGAGTAGCTGTGTTTGCCCTGTTGGGATCAACGTAACTTTATAATATAAGTCTTGGCGGCCTGTAGCACTTCGAATAGACCATATTGCACGACGATCAACCTTATTGTTAGTGATCGTCAAGCCATAACCCGGAGAAGTGGCGTTTTCCACTAAGATTTCATAAGCTGGATCTTCTGGTAAAGAGAAGGAAACTTCAGCAGGTTCCATAGTTCCTTGGAAGCTGACTTTAGCGTCTACAGCCCAGCTCTGAACTTGTTTACCCGGTAAAAATGGCACGCTATGTTCAATGCCACGATAAATGCTTGCGGAAATCCCAGCAATAAAGAGCAGGGCAACCAAAATATAAAAAGGCTTTCTTGAATGCATTATTATTATTCCTATTATTTAGAAGCAGACGATGTACTACCGCCTTTCTTCTTTCCGTGAATAAAGGTCTGGCCTACATCTACCACGGCTATATCTTGCATAAATTTTCGTCCCAGTAATAACGGGAATTCCAAATGGCTACGATCTGTTAGGTTAAGGTCTGTTTCCGCTTTATATTTACCTATCTCTAGATGAGCATGGATCACTGGACGTCTATCAGTCTTATCATCCGCTTCTTTGATTCTTACAAAGCGTTCGACTTTCGACTCAAATGTTTGGGCTGGCTGCTTTGCACCGCTGGTAAATACGTCGAAGCGTACCCATTGGTTGCCATCACGTTCGAACAAGATAATATTGTGGGCATCGAGTGACGACGACTCTGCGCCGGTATCGATACGAGTATTAAAGCTTGCTTTTAATTCATCAACAAAAACATCCTCAACTGCGCCTAGAATAAACTTACCTTGCAGCGGAGAAGGAGGGCATTGAGCCGGAGCCACAACCGGGACCACCGCTGGTTTTTCTTGTTGTTTTAGTGTTGAAACTTTAGCGTCGAGCTGTGCTAGTTGTTCAGAGAGTGTGGTCATGCTTGCCGCTTGTTGTGATTTACAAGCATCGATAGCATTTACAATATTGACTTGCTGTTGATTCAAACTGGCTTCTAACGCTGTTGCATCGACAGGAACTGGCGCATTTGCGTCTTTAGTTGTTGCGCAACCAGTGATGGCTGTTGCGATGGCGGCGATACAAATTATCTGCTTAAACATAGTGCTTCCCATTACTATCGGCTAGATTAAATCTTTATTTGGTTTCTTTGTTTGGTTGGTTCTTTGTTGCGATTATAGTTGCTCTCTTTGGAGCGGGGTAACCTTCAACGGTAAGGCTAACATCATTAGGATCTAAATAATCAACTAATGATTCATTAGGCATCCAATGTGTACTTCTTTGTTCTGCTAGAGAAGTCACATCAACATCTACACAGCGGATGTCGATAAAATCACTCTTTTTTAGCCACAACATGAGTGCTTTTACTGAAGGTAAAAACCACACATTGTTCATTTTTCCGTAGCGGTCTTCTGGGACTAAAACAGTGTTCTCGTCACCGTCTATGACCAAGGTTTCTAAAACGAGTTCCCCACCTGTTCTTAACTGATCTCTTAACTGAATGAGATGGTCAATCGGAGAACGACGATGGTAAAGTACTCCCATCGAAAAAACAGTGTCAAATGCATCCAGTGGTGGTAGCTCTTCAATACCTAATGGTAGGAAGTGAACTGGATGCTCATTACCTGCGATTCTTTTTACAGCTTCAAACTGGCACATGAACATTGGTGACGGGTCGATCCCAACCACATGTTTTGCGCCTTCTCCAAGCATGCGCCACATGTGATAACCACTGCCACAGCCTACATCAAGTACTGTACGGTTTGCTAAAGGAGAAATATGCGGTGCAATACGCTCCCATTTCCAATCTGAGCGCCATTCTGTATCGATTTCGACACCGTGAATAGAGTAAGGACCTTTACGCCAAGGTTTGAATATTGCGAGTAAGTTTTCGAGTTTTTCTCGTTCACCAGCTGACAATTGCTCGCCAGAACCTATGGTGACACTCGTTGTGAAATCGATAGTATCGGGCTGTGGGTAGTGTAATTTATTAAGCACTTTTTCCCACTTAGGAAGTGAGCCATGCTTATGCTCGCGTTGCCACTCGCCTAAAATAGCTGGTAGCGTTTCTAGCCAATGCTGTAGGCTAGAATCTGAAATTTGTTTATAAAAAGAGCTAAAACTTATCACTTAATTGCCACCATTGATGCAAAGTTAAAACATTGGAACCAAACACTGAATTGGCTAAACCCTTGTTGTTTTATCCGTATTTTATGTTGTTCAAGCGTGTCAGGCTTCATCACATGCTCGAGCGAACTTCTTTTTTGGCTGATCTCTAACTCACTGTAACCATTTGCTCTTTTGAAATCGAGATGTAAATCATCTAATGTCGATTGTATTTTGTCTTGTTCGAAGTAAAGTTTCTCTGACAGCACGAGCAAGCCGCCAGGTTGGAGACCATCGTAGATTTTTTTAAGCAAGCTTTGTCTATGTTCAGGCGCTAAAAATTGCATGGTAAAATTGAGGATCACTAGTGATGCATTCTCAATCTCAATATCACGGATATCACCACAAACTAATTTTACTGGCGTTTCACTGACGTAGGCTGACAAGTTCTCTTTACAGCGTTCGATCATAGATTCACTATTATCAACGGCGATAATTTGACAATTTCGTCCCTCTACTCGGCGGCGAACACTCAATGTTGCAGCACCTAATGAACAGCCAAGATCATATATTTTACTGTTTGGAGTGGCATATTTTTGCGCTAAATCTCCAATAGTATTAATGATTTGCCCATAACCAGGTACCGACCGACGGATCATGTCATTAAACACACCAGCAACTTTATTGTCGAACTGAAAGTCGCTGACTTGTTGGTAAGGTTTCGCGTATAAGTCGTCTTGTGAAGATTTCATGTGATCAAATAGTGGGAGTTCAACTCTTTATTCTAGCTAAACATATCCGCAACCAGCAAGACTAGTACTGGAAATTCCTCATAAAATTTTGTCTAATAGCCATATTGATACAAATTATTTACAGATGTTTGACCTTTTATAGGGATTGTAATTGAAATATAACGTTTACGTGTTGATCATTGTTTTATCGCTCTTTTATACCTATCCAGTGTTTTCGGCGCAAAATGATAATATCAAGCCACTGCTGATCTCAATGAGTGATGACTCTTACCCCTTTCAGTATGTTGATGAAAATGGTGTTGAAAGTGGTTTACTGGTTGATTATTGGTTGTTGTGGGCGAAGACAAACCAACGTCAGATTGAGTTTCGGCCTACAAATTGGCAGCAGTCCTTGAAAGATGTCGAAAGTGGTTTAACTGATATCCACATGGGGATGGCTAATACCTTATCTCGGCGTAGAGCTTTTGAGTTCGACCAATCTATTAGCAAAGTACAAAGTTACCTCTATATTAATAAAATCCTCGCTAGCAGCAAAGAACTCGGACAGATGACCCCTTATAGAGTTGGGGTTGTTAAGGGATCTGCACATATTGAACTATTGCAGCAAAAACTACCAAACGTATCATTTGCCTATTATGACAACCGCAAGCAGCTCATTGATGCGGTAAAAGCCAATGAGATCTATGTTTTTGCTGGCCTAGAAGGTTATTTACGAGAGAGTGAAGTTAGCCAAGAGATGCTGATGTCATTCCCGTTTAAGCGTCGAATAGCGCTTGATGAGTTATCTTTCTACCCTGTGGTCAAGAAGGGGGATGCTGCTAAATTGCACAATATAATGCACGGGTTTACCCAAATAGAACAAGCAGAGCTCAGTGGGATTAAACGTAAGTGGTTGGGGATCCAGCGTGGTCAAAATGAAGTAATCATTGCGATGCAAGTCGGCGTGGAACCGTATGCAGATGTCGGGCCGAATGGCTTACCCCATGGTCTATTGGTTGACATTTGGAAGTTGTGGTCGGATAAAACGGGTTTGCCAGTAAGGTTTATCGCTGGCGATATGAAGGAAGCTATTGATAATGTTAAAAAAGGTTCTGCTGATGTTCAACTTGGTTACCCTGAAAGCGAATCAATGAAATCTGGACTTAATCGTGCACACCTCATTTACCAAGTAAGCAGCAGATTATTCACCTATAAAAAACAGTACAAAACGCTTGCAGACATGAAGGGCAAGGTATTTGCTGTTGCGCCTACTTCGCCTTATTTGAGCGAATTAATTGAAGCTCTACCTGAGTCGGATTTTCGCTATTTATCTAATGTAGAGGAGATGATTAAAGCAACAGAATCAGGCGAAACTGATGGTTTTGTTGCTGCATCGGCTTGGACACAACATTACTTATTGCTGAAACAGCAATGGGAGGATTTTTATCAATTTCCAACATTGCATTTTAAAACTGATCTTTACGCACTAAACAGAGGCAATGACCTAGGTTTTTCTGAACGTATAGCGACAGGGTTTGACTTGATGACATCGGCAGAGTTGGCGGCAATTGAAGCCAAGTGGATTTTGAACCCAAGGGATCGGATCTATTCACCAACCAAAGAGCTATTACTGTTGAATGCCAAGCAACGCGCCATGATAAAAAACCTTGGGAAGATAAAAGTAGGCTTTGTTAATAACTGGGCGCCAATGGAATATAAAAATGCAGAGGGTCATTACGCAGGTATAAATAGCGAAGTATTTGGCATTCTGGGCCGTGAGCTGGATCTGCAACTTGAATACGTTGAATTTAGCGACTGGCAAGCACTGCTTGATGCCTTGTTAAAGGGTGATATTGATATGTCAGGCAGCATTGCTGCAACTGCTGAACGTAAAAATGATTTGGTTTTTTCATTGCCATATTGGCCCTCTCCTTGGGGAGTTGTGACCTCGTTAGACAGTGTGAATATATTTAGTTTATCGGAACTTAACGGGCTAAGACTCGCCGTTGTTGAAGGCTATCACATCGTTGCTGATCTTATGCGAGAGTACCCGACTGTAAAGTTAGTGCTGGTGCCCAATAGTCATGCTGGACTTAACTCTGTCGAAGAGGGCAAAGCCGATGTCTTTATTGATAAAGTAATGAATTTGAGCTCAGGTTTGAAAAAAGGCCATTTCTCAAACTTAAAAATGTCGATGTTAGTCGATTTCGCTGAGCAGCGTAGCCACATAGGCATTAATAAAAGTAAGCAATCTTTACTGCCTTATATAAATGGTGTCATTTCTACTATTGATCGTGAGCAACAACAAGAGATCCACCATAAATGGGTATCGCAAACCATTGAGTTTGGTCGGGAAGACTTCGAGAATAGGTTACGAGTGAGTATACTGGTATTTTGTGCCTTGGCTATTTTTGTCATCATGGCGCTTTTGGCAAATAGACGTTTACGTAGAGAGGTTGCGTTAAGGATTGAAGCTGAAAACAAAATGGCACTTTTTGCCAAGCATGACAGTTTAACCAAGCTACCCAATCGCTCTATGATTGAAGAAAGGCTAGAGCAAGCGATTTTAATCCATAGTCGTGAA
Encoded proteins:
- a CDS encoding LysR family transcriptional regulator, which encodes MDRAKSTLEQWRIIQAVVDYGGYAQAAEKLNKSQSSLNHAVAKLQFQLGVQLLEVKGRKAYLTECGEVLLRRSRHITQSVTELELLANNLETGWEPSLTIGREIIYPMDDLVDVLSQFYPVSRGTRVTVLDTVLTGTAELINNETVDIAICGGPPPKGYLAEPLVDINFNLVCHSNHPLAQYDVIEEDQTLAQHLQLVIKDTSLGPNTDLGWLKAEQRWTVANFHEAIVILQKGLGFCWVPEPLVKAAIENGELKKLNLKGSTKRKATLSLVIPNRDKQGPASEMIEQLFKKHHQIESI
- a CDS encoding DUF3541 domain-containing protein; the encoded protein is MPSMLRISTLAAALFCASSFAAPTATEAENAEVYHAIKANLEKHLFELPPRIQGHYGIRQYRMTGEVKYANAALVDLYAVTEAQAFYACNLDKKDFIINEANKAISVLGKGPRAKARKKALKPFPEFIFYTDVLLRYSSRINEFDLTGPCHEQLVETLKKADLKTGLTDEAMIKTWAAQLINYVYWAKQIGVGDYLADYKTAFIGVYPDNKDNQLDKKQYRNKLYGMTHFIFAASEYYQHNVDAKEFAWILDHFEQNIDRILKDATDDIIAEVGISFLLAGQPDNPVVAKTQQHIVNAFDKKEQIIPSPRGNPDLVMGEHRNVLAMMLLDWPEKLHKGPHLATLKATKKYLPKQVKAK
- a CDS encoding M3 family metallopeptidase gives rise to the protein MWHIQKSILVLTAKFKAHLVGLFIVLTGLVNTAAYAAVSPIPLLVEQCLRFDFPTLAIDPSLDSKTNAITLERQLIGFFNINDRIKYYRHFPLSYADREQLLQCQLYLADELALYLNSVPFQSLQFSFAENQQPQISALLSRINYLSNNSMSPTHKAQLHTAQAAFKQEVSSQALSLNITDSNCRISEAGTVSVSRGFNGTLASYLIKQDNEQCRKRVWQAYQSRASGKNKLALTTIKQLRQQQAIQAGFANYSEYRLQRQVLHSPELVEQFLLTQTDNIAIAPWNIGSELANSPSTKVSNIAPKQWLVLVEKELLAFEVRFDWIDNKIIRVWHRNRLLGDIYLSESNKVAVKPIRQLVVGQQFGQIELSFPTRLANYQQQKQAIKAVSTAIKKLAKGQQFYLLNTISQTDDTSNLDALWLEYWLADRLLPQIMEGSREELLQIYSKQLYVFRSKIAVNLYKAPQQKKLLDPHQQFYLSFGKFWDKTEDAPYTFSAIVYQGPLYYQKLWQQKVAEYIYHSTKNCQDQAAVFDMLVVNEASNSIETVLKMLLGSPVTADSLIKRIKHAFDAQNKHASSCTFLRQ
- a CDS encoding alpha-L-glutamate ligase-like protein, with amino-acid sequence MFLANPSALARGGILGMNKRNIDYIGRYNPRKFYKRVDDKLTTKQLALANDIAVPDLIGTVTEQHEIGEIPAMVNDKDGFVIKPSKGSGGKGILVVTKVENGRYYKPNGQEVTPSEVYRHVSNVLSGLFSLGGNPDVAIVEGLIQFDPVFDGYSYEGVPDIRLIVFKGFPIMGMIRLSTAASDGKANLHQGAVGVGVDIATGKGLHAVQFDTPIDLHPDTQKELTAIQVPQWDTLLHTASKAYEMSELGYLGTDMVLDKYKGPLLLELNARPGLAIQIANGRGILGNLRHVEQMKHHNMSVEERVAYSKIHFSANS
- a CDS encoding UUP1 family membrane protein, with the translated sequence MHSRKPFYILVALLFIAGISASIYRGIEHSVPFLPGKQVQSWAVDAKVSFQGTMEPAEVSFSLPEDPAYEILVENATSPGYGLTITNNKVDRRAIWSIRSATGRQDLYYKVTLIPTGQTQLLTDVEPEAPTPYMWPATESAAAAQAAEEVWAKSATNLSFAQQLNKDLNAEERSQNIELLLAGNSPSKLFIRMLHSKGIPAQEVSGLFLEDQRRRQQLSTFVEVYNDGEWHLFNPANGTQGRPDDLLLWDRSGKSVLDVIGGVNSQVNFSMLQDTRSALATAIDVMKNDNALDFSLYQLPLEEQSLFKGILLIPIGVLMVVFLRVLIGIKTSGTFMPVLIALAFIQTTLFTGLIGFLLIVAFGLMIRSYLSELNLLLISRISAVIIVVIGIIGLFTLLSYKFGLSEGLTITFFPMIILAWTIERMSILWEEEGAKEVVIQGGGSLFVATLAYLAMSATWVQHWVFNFLGIHLVILALVLLMGQYTGYRLLELKRFKPLAGE
- a CDS encoding ATP-dependent zinc protease gives rise to the protein MFKQIICIAAIATAITGCATTKDANAPVPVDATALEASLNQQQVNIVNAIDACKSQQAASMTTLSEQLAQLDAKVSTLKQQEKPAVVPVVAPAQCPPSPLQGKFILGAVEDVFVDELKASFNTRIDTGAESSSLDAHNIILFERDGNQWVRFDVFTSGAKQPAQTFESKVERFVRIKEADDKTDRRPVIHAHLEIGKYKAETDLNLTDRSHLEFPLLLGRKFMQDIAVVDVGQTFIHGKKKGGSTSSASK
- the cmoB gene encoding tRNA 5-methoxyuridine(34)/uridine 5-oxyacetic acid(34) synthase CmoB, yielding MISFSSFYKQISDSSLQHWLETLPAILGEWQREHKHGSLPKWEKVLNKLHYPQPDTIDFTTSVTIGSGEQLSAGEREKLENLLAIFKPWRKGPYSIHGVEIDTEWRSDWKWERIAPHISPLANRTVLDVGCGSGYHMWRMLGEGAKHVVGIDPSPMFMCQFEAVKRIAGNEHPVHFLPLGIEELPPLDAFDTVFSMGVLYHRRSPIDHLIQLRDQLRTGGELVLETLVIDGDENTVLVPEDRYGKMNNVWFLPSVKALMLWLKKSDFIDIRCVDVDVTSLAEQRSTHWMPNESLVDYLDPNDVSLTVEGYPAPKRATIIATKNQPNKETK
- the cmoA gene encoding carboxy-S-adenosyl-L-methionine synthase CmoA, whose translation is MKSSQDDLYAKPYQQVSDFQFDNKVAGVFNDMIRRSVPGYGQIINTIGDLAQKYATPNSKIYDLGCSLGAATLSVRRRVEGRNCQIIAVDNSESMIERCKENLSAYVSETPVKLVCGDIRDIEIENASLVILNFTMQFLAPEHRQSLLKKIYDGLQPGGLLVLSEKLYFEQDKIQSTLDDLHLDFKRANGYSELEISQKRSSLEHVMKPDTLEQHKIRIKQQGFSQFSVWFQCFNFASMVAIK
- a CDS encoding diguanylate cyclase domain-containing protein → MKYNVYVLIIVLSLFYTYPVFSAQNDNIKPLLISMSDDSYPFQYVDENGVESGLLVDYWLLWAKTNQRQIEFRPTNWQQSLKDVESGLTDIHMGMANTLSRRRAFEFDQSISKVQSYLYINKILASSKELGQMTPYRVGVVKGSAHIELLQQKLPNVSFAYYDNRKQLIDAVKANEIYVFAGLEGYLRESEVSQEMLMSFPFKRRIALDELSFYPVVKKGDAAKLHNIMHGFTQIEQAELSGIKRKWLGIQRGQNEVIIAMQVGVEPYADVGPNGLPHGLLVDIWKLWSDKTGLPVRFIAGDMKEAIDNVKKGSADVQLGYPESESMKSGLNRAHLIYQVSSRLFTYKKQYKTLADMKGKVFAVAPTSPYLSELIEALPESDFRYLSNVEEMIKATESGETDGFVAASAWTQHYLLLKQQWEDFYQFPTLHFKTDLYALNRGNDLGFSERIATGFDLMTSAELAAIEAKWILNPRDRIYSPTKELLLLNAKQRAMIKNLGKIKVGFVNNWAPMEYKNAEGHYAGINSEVFGILGRELDLQLEYVEFSDWQALLDALLKGDIDMSGSIAATAERKNDLVFSLPYWPSPWGVVTSLDSVNIFSLSELNGLRLAVVEGYHIVADLMREYPTVKLVLVPNSHAGLNSVEEGKADVFIDKVMNLSSGLKKGHFSNLKMSMLVDFAEQRSHIGINKSKQSLLPYINGVISTIDREQQQEIHHKWVSQTIEFGREDFENRLRVSILVFCALAIFVIMALLANRRLRREVALRIEAENKMALFAKHDSLTKLPNRSMIEERLEQAILIHSREMSQFAVIFIDLDGFKAINDAHGHHIGDEYLIAVSAALATSIRRSDTVGRLGGDEFIVILNQVESIAAVDNVAELLLQCLAKSFVIGDLSLSASASMGIAIYPADGDSVDTLLKTADTHMYRAKNTGGKSSRNSLQQ